Proteins co-encoded in one Triplophysa dalaica isolate WHDGS20190420 chromosome 16, ASM1584641v1, whole genome shotgun sequence genomic window:
- the LOC130438348 gene encoding gap junction alpha-3 protein-like, producing MGDWSLLGKLLESAQEHSTVVGKVWLTVLFIFRILVLGTAAEKVWGDEQSGFICDTKQPGCQNVCYDKTFPISHIRFWVLQIIFVSTPTLIYLGHVLHLVRVGEKQKWEEKKLIQQFGKQPLTDQSKEKKFPVCDGQGHVHLQGDILCTYVFNIIFKTLFEVGFIGAQYYLYGFGLKPLYKCAQPPCPNTVNCYISRPTEKTIFIIFMLAVACVSLALNLLEIYHLGFTKCRQGLRYRKMVTSPVSNSKAPGEISLIPNNLHGHQVPPQPHAALKNSHFIPYISKTAYKQNKDNYAVEKNVQPEQPNHHHRPNPTAKSSNNTRKDDLNI from the coding sequence ATGGGAGACTGGAGTTTGCTTGGGAAACTCTTGGAGAGCGCTCAGGAACACTCAACTGTAGTGGGAAAAGTGTGGCTGACGGTTCTCTTTATCTTCCGCATACTCGTGCTGGGCACAGCGGCGGAGAAAGTCTGGGGCGATGAGCAGTCGGGCTTCATCTGCGACACCAAACAACCCGGCTGCCAAAACGTCTGCTACGACAAAACCTTCCCCATCTCTCACATCCGCTTCTGGGTGTTACAGATCATCTTTGTGTCTACCCCGACTCTCATTTACCTGGGTCACGTCTTGCATCTGGTCCGTGTGGGGGAGAAACAAAAGTGGGAAGAAAAGAAGCTCATCCAGCAGTTTGGCAAACAACCCCTTACTGACCAATCAAAAGAAAAGAAGTTCCCCGTGTGCGATGGACAAGGCCACGTTCACTTACAGGGAGATATTCTGTGCACGTATGTCTTTAACATCATCTTCAAAACCTTATTCGAGGTTGGTTTTATCGGAGCGCAATATTATTTGTACGGTTTTGGCCTGAAACCTCTTTATAAGTGCGCACAGCCACCTTGCCCCAACACGGTGAACTGCTATATCTCCAGGCCAACTGAGAAGACCATCTTTATTATCTTCATGCTAGCAGTGGCTTGTGTGTCTCTCGCTCTTAATCTGCTGGAAATCTATCACCTGGGCTTCACAAAGTGCCGTCAGGGCTTGAGGTACAGAAAGATGGTGACGTCTCCTGTGTCAAACTCCAAAGCACCCGGTGAAATTTCACTTATTCCCAACAACCTGCACGGGCATCAGGTGCCTCCCCAGCCCCATGCTGCTTTAAAAAACTCACATTTCATTCCATATATCAGTAAAACAGCTTACAAACAGAACAAGGATAACTACGCAGTGGAGAAGAATGTTCAGCCGGAACAGCCAAATCACCACCATCGGCCAAACCCAACGGCAAAAAGCAGCAACAACACCAGAAAAGATGATCTTAATATCTGA
- the gjb1b gene encoding connexin 31.7 — MNWASFYAVISGVNRHSTGIGRIWLSVIFIFRIMVLVVAAESVWGDEKSGFTCNTQQPGCNSVCYDQFFPISHIRLWALQLILVSTPALLVAMHVAHRRHVEKKILKITGRGSAKDFEDIKRQKFKITGALWWTYMISIIFRVILEVVFLYIFYVLYPDIKMVRLVKCDSYPCPNTVDCFVSRPTEKTIFTIFMLAVSGVCVLLNLAEVVYLIAGASVRCFPGRAGEGKGPWLTQKLATYKQNEINQLISEHSFKPRLNVGRKPAADRSERCSAF; from the coding sequence ATGAATTGGGCATCGTTTTATGCTGTGATCAGCGGTGTGAACAGACACTCGACCGGCATCGGACGCATCTGGCTGTCTGTCATCTTCATCTTTCGCATCATGGTGCTGGTGGTGGCCGCTGAGAGCGTGTGGGGGGACGAGAAGTCGGGCTTCACCTGCAACACCCAGCAGCCCGGCTGCAACAGCGTCTGCTACGACCAGTTCTTCCCCATATCGCACATTCGCCTCTGGGCCCTGCAGCTCATACTGGTGTCCACGCCGGCTCTGCTGGTCGCCATGCACGTCGCGCATCGCCGTCACGTGGAGAAGAAGATTCTCAAAATAACCGGGCGTGGTAGCGCAAAGGACTTTGAAGACATCAAGAGACAAAAGTTTAAGATCACGGGTGCGCTCTGGTGGACCTACATGATAAGCATCATCTTCCGTGTCATTTTGGAGGTTGttttcttatacattttttacgTGCTCTATCCAGACATCAAGATGGTGCGTCTGGTGAAGTGCGATTCCTACCCCTGTCCCAATACCGTGGACTGTTTTGTGTCCCGTCCAACAGAGAAGACCATCTTCACTATCTTCATGCTGGCGGTGTCTGGTGTTTGCGTTCTGCTGAACCTTGCTGAAGTTGTGTATTTAATAGCAGGGGCGTCTGTCAGATGCTTTCCTGGAAGGGCTGGTGAAGGTAAAGGACCTTGGCTGACTCAGAAACTGGCCACCTACAAGCAGAATGAAATCAATCAGCTGATATCAGAGCACTCATTCAAACCCAGACTCAACGTGGGCCGGAAACCTGCCGCTGACAGGTCGGAGCGCTGCTCTGCTTTCTAG
- the LOC130438271 gene encoding uncharacterized protein LOC130438271 isoform X3 has protein sequence MHQSITAKPRQKLIFIPNEMRHRRDGEVRQKLTSSQLLSFLRLGEQDSVQYRLETTDKPLSLMQQNIMTIASVDMRITLFIAQAKALDSEHILSEAKLSQPILPEKNSSCHFSASRWTIATSMELWDTVDFSQLNPSLPKAPPPKMMDFPSHDWKSDWKVPEVPSSSTCSSVHQSCALNGPRDPHTLMNANENVTDVNVKIPEFQIRKFEEMPVVITRIVNPDKFFIQHQDTNLLEISEVLLSKESSGGKSFAEMKRIPDTGEYVMAWFPKRKLWCRVQVCKISDACTADSQKDLANIKVEVRRIDYGDVARVSLGNIKELCGEIASIPMQTLQVSLANVRPVNGENWSSEAISWFKSKVKKKTLYARLFPERGNVLVELFMEKGKIGAMRRGDSLSVKLAQHGYAKHEQQRFRVLRSHVQPKTRRQSLEWEKYLVSHYCQNKK, from the exons ATGCATCAGAGCATAACTGCGAAACCCCGTCAAAAACTCATCTTCATTCCAAATGAGATGCGTCATCGTCGTGACGGTGAAGTTCGACAGAAGTTGACATCCTCTCAACTCCTTAGCTTTTTGAGATTGGGTGAACAGGATTCCGTCCAATATAGACTGGAAACTACAGATAAACCATTGAGTCTAATGCAACAAAACATCATGACAATAGCATCTGTGGATATGAGGATTACACTGTTTATCGCACAGGCCAAAGCTTTAGACAGCGAGCACATACTTTCTGAAGCTAAACTTTCTCAACCCATATTACCAGAGAAAAACAGCAGTTGTCATTTTTCAGCCTCCCGCTGGACGATTGCCACAAGCATGGAGCTATGGGACACTGTGGATTTTTCCCAATTGAATCCCTCTTTGCCAAAGGCGCCTCCCCCCAAAATGATGGATTTTCCTAGCCACGACTGGAAAAGTGACTGGAAAGTTCCTGAAGTCCCCAGCTCAAGCACCTGTTCCTCAGTACATCAGTCGTGTGCTTTGAATGGACCCAGAGACCCCCACACACTCATGAATGCCAATGAAAATGTTACTGATGTTAATGTCAAAATCCCAGAGTTCCAGATTCGTAAATTTGAGGAGATGCCAGTTGTCATCACTCGCATTGTTAACCCGGACAAGTTCTTCATCCAGCACCAGGACACAAATCTTTTGGAAATATCTGAAGTCCTGCT cAGTAAGGAAAGCAGCGGCGGCAAATCTTTTGCGGAAATGAAGCGCATCCCAGATACTGGCGAATACGTCATGGCATGGTTTCCAAAACGAAAGCTATGGTGTCGTGTCCAGGTTTGCAAGATAAGTGATGCATGCACAG CCGACAGCCAGAAAGATTTAGCAAACATTAAGGTGGAGGTCAGAAGGATTGACTACGGGGATGTTGCTCGCGTCTCTCTTGGAAACATAAAGGAATTGTGTGGAGAAATTGCTTCAATACCAATGCAAACTCTTCAGGTGTCATTGGCAAAT GTGAGGCCAGTAAATGGTGAAAACTGGTCATCTGAAGCGATCAGCTGgtttaaaagtaaagtaaagaaGAAGACTTTGTACGCCAGGCTTTTCCCTGAAAGAGGCAATGTTTTGGTTGAGCTCTTCATGGAGAAGGGAAAGATTGGTGCTATGAG GAGAGGTGACTCGTTGTCTGTAAAACTTGCTCAGCATGGATATGCCAAACACGAACAGCAAAGATTCAGGGTATTGAGAA GTCATGTTCAACCTAAAACAAGACGACAGTCTTTAGAGTGGGAGAAGTATCTTGTGTCCCATTactgtcaaaacaaaaaataa
- the LOC130438271 gene encoding uncharacterized protein LOC130438271 isoform X1 — translation MQLQINMHQSITAKPRQKLIFIPNEMRHRRDGEVRQKLTSSQLLSFLRLGEQDSVQYRLETTDKPLSLMQQNIMTIASVDMRITLFIAQAKALDSEHILSEAKLSQPILPEKNSSCHFSASRWTIATSMELWDTVDFSQLNPSLPKAPPPKMMDFPSHDWKSDWKVPEVPSSSTCSSVHQSCALNGPRDPHTLMNANENVTDVNVKIPEFQIRKFEEMPVVITRIVNPDKFFIQHQDTNLLEISEVLLSKESSGGKSFAEMKRIPDTGEYVMAWFPKRKLWCRVQVCKISDACTADSQKDLANIKVEVRRIDYGDVARVSLGNIKELCGEIASIPMQTLQVSLANVRPVNGENWSSEAISWFKSKVKKKTLYARLFPERGNVLVELFMEKGKIGAMRRGDSLSVKLAQHGYAKHEQQRFRVLRSHVQPKTRRQSLEWEKYLVSHYCQNKK, via the exons ATGCAG TTACAGATCAACATGCATCAGAGCATAACTGCGAAACCCCGTCAAAAACTCATCTTCATTCCAAATGAGATGCGTCATCGTCGTGACGGTGAAGTTCGACAGAAGTTGACATCCTCTCAACTCCTTAGCTTTTTGAGATTGGGTGAACAGGATTCCGTCCAATATAGACTGGAAACTACAGATAAACCATTGAGTCTAATGCAACAAAACATCATGACAATAGCATCTGTGGATATGAGGATTACACTGTTTATCGCACAGGCCAAAGCTTTAGACAGCGAGCACATACTTTCTGAAGCTAAACTTTCTCAACCCATATTACCAGAGAAAAACAGCAGTTGTCATTTTTCAGCCTCCCGCTGGACGATTGCCACAAGCATGGAGCTATGGGACACTGTGGATTTTTCCCAATTGAATCCCTCTTTGCCAAAGGCGCCTCCCCCCAAAATGATGGATTTTCCTAGCCACGACTGGAAAAGTGACTGGAAAGTTCCTGAAGTCCCCAGCTCAAGCACCTGTTCCTCAGTACATCAGTCGTGTGCTTTGAATGGACCCAGAGACCCCCACACACTCATGAATGCCAATGAAAATGTTACTGATGTTAATGTCAAAATCCCAGAGTTCCAGATTCGTAAATTTGAGGAGATGCCAGTTGTCATCACTCGCATTGTTAACCCGGACAAGTTCTTCATCCAGCACCAGGACACAAATCTTTTGGAAATATCTGAAGTCCTGCT cAGTAAGGAAAGCAGCGGCGGCAAATCTTTTGCGGAAATGAAGCGCATCCCAGATACTGGCGAATACGTCATGGCATGGTTTCCAAAACGAAAGCTATGGTGTCGTGTCCAGGTTTGCAAGATAAGTGATGCATGCACAG CCGACAGCCAGAAAGATTTAGCAAACATTAAGGTGGAGGTCAGAAGGATTGACTACGGGGATGTTGCTCGCGTCTCTCTTGGAAACATAAAGGAATTGTGTGGAGAAATTGCTTCAATACCAATGCAAACTCTTCAGGTGTCATTGGCAAAT GTGAGGCCAGTAAATGGTGAAAACTGGTCATCTGAAGCGATCAGCTGgtttaaaagtaaagtaaagaaGAAGACTTTGTACGCCAGGCTTTTCCCTGAAAGAGGCAATGTTTTGGTTGAGCTCTTCATGGAGAAGGGAAAGATTGGTGCTATGAG GAGAGGTGACTCGTTGTCTGTAAAACTTGCTCAGCATGGATATGCCAAACACGAACAGCAAAGATTCAGGGTATTGAGAA GTCATGTTCAACCTAAAACAAGACGACAGTCTTTAGAGTGGGAGAAGTATCTTGTGTCCCATTactgtcaaaacaaaaaataa
- the LOC130438064 gene encoding ephrin-B1-like: protein MAGHGYWKYNIWICILTNWFILCSAKSLDTIIWSSQNTKFQEGKGLVIYPDIGDRLDIICPKADNQLYEYYKLYLVRKEQAEECSTVLDPNVLVNCNKPEKNIKFTIKFQEFSPNYMGLEFESNIDYYITSTSNSSLEGLENREGGVCKTHSMKVILKVGQNPNATAPDPEQTEPQMIESSFNVSIDTDSDRPVRAGSTEIINQNPSDTDDGILGSKITLFSAIGAGCFVFLLLLIFLIVLLIKTRKRSRKPTQPRLAPLTLTSPKMMGHVTSEPIDTIISLRTENTYCQHYEQVSGDYGHPVYFLQDMSPQSPTNIYYKV, encoded by the exons ATGGCTGGACATGGATACTGGAAGTATAACATCTGGATTTGTATATTGACGAACTGGTTTATATTATGTTCAGCCAAATCACTGGACACCATCATCTGGAGCTCTCAAAACACAAA aTTCCAGGAGGGCAAAGGCCTGGTGATCTATCCTGATATTGGGGACAGGTTGGATATTATCTGTCCTAAAGCAGACAACCAGCTGTATGAGTATTATAAGCTGTACTTGGTAAGGAAAGAGCAAGCTGAAGAATGCAGTACGGTCCTGGACCCTAATGTACTGGTCAACTGCAACAAACCAGAGAAGAACATCAAGTTCACCATTAAATTCCAAGAGTTCAGCCCGAACTATATGGGACTGGAGTTTGAAAGTAACATCGACTACTACATCACCT CTACATCAAATAGCTCTTTAGAAGGCTTGGAGAATCGTGAAGGAGGCGTCTGCAAAACTCACTCAATGAAAGTCATTCTGAAGGTTGGACAGA ATCCAAACGCAACTGCACCAGACCCAGAACAGACTGAACCTCAAATGATCGAATCAAGCTTTAATGTTTCCATTGACACAGACTCAGACAGACCCGTGAGAGCCGGGAGCACAG AAATTATCAATCAAAATCCCAGCGACACGGATGATGGCATTCTGGGCTCCAAGATCACTCTTTTCTCTGCCATTGGTGCGGGATGTTTCGTATTCCTTCTCCTTCTGATTTTCCTTATCGTTCTGCTCATCAAAACTCGGAAGCGCTCAAGGAAGCCCACACAACCCCGTTTGGCACCATTGACCCTCACCAGCCCCAAGATGATGGGCCACGTCACCTCAGAACCCATTGACACGATCATCTCTCTGAGGACAGAAAACACTTACTGCCAACACTATGAACAAGTGAGCGGAGATTATGGTCATCCAGTCTATTTCTTACAGGACATGTCACCACAGAGTCCAACCAACATCTACTACAAGGTGTAG
- the LOC130438271 gene encoding uncharacterized protein LOC130438271 isoform X2: MQLQINMHQSITAKPRQKLIFIPNEMRHRRDGEVRQKLTSSQLLSFLRLGEQDSVQYRLETTDKPLSLMQQNIMTIASVDMRITLFIAQAKALDSEHILSEAKLSQPILPEKNSSCHFSASRWTIATSMELWDTVDFSQLNPSLPKAPPPKMMDFPSHDWKSDWKVPEVPSSSTCSSVHQSCALNGPRDPHTLMNANENVTDVNVKIPEFQIRKFEEMPVVITRIVNPDKFFIQHQDTNLLEISEVLLKESSGGKSFAEMKRIPDTGEYVMAWFPKRKLWCRVQVCKISDACTADSQKDLANIKVEVRRIDYGDVARVSLGNIKELCGEIASIPMQTLQVSLANVRPVNGENWSSEAISWFKSKVKKKTLYARLFPERGNVLVELFMEKGKIGAMRRGDSLSVKLAQHGYAKHEQQRFRVLRSHVQPKTRRQSLEWEKYLVSHYCQNKK, from the exons ATGCAG TTACAGATCAACATGCATCAGAGCATAACTGCGAAACCCCGTCAAAAACTCATCTTCATTCCAAATGAGATGCGTCATCGTCGTGACGGTGAAGTTCGACAGAAGTTGACATCCTCTCAACTCCTTAGCTTTTTGAGATTGGGTGAACAGGATTCCGTCCAATATAGACTGGAAACTACAGATAAACCATTGAGTCTAATGCAACAAAACATCATGACAATAGCATCTGTGGATATGAGGATTACACTGTTTATCGCACAGGCCAAAGCTTTAGACAGCGAGCACATACTTTCTGAAGCTAAACTTTCTCAACCCATATTACCAGAGAAAAACAGCAGTTGTCATTTTTCAGCCTCCCGCTGGACGATTGCCACAAGCATGGAGCTATGGGACACTGTGGATTTTTCCCAATTGAATCCCTCTTTGCCAAAGGCGCCTCCCCCCAAAATGATGGATTTTCCTAGCCACGACTGGAAAAGTGACTGGAAAGTTCCTGAAGTCCCCAGCTCAAGCACCTGTTCCTCAGTACATCAGTCGTGTGCTTTGAATGGACCCAGAGACCCCCACACACTCATGAATGCCAATGAAAATGTTACTGATGTTAATGTCAAAATCCCAGAGTTCCAGATTCGTAAATTTGAGGAGATGCCAGTTGTCATCACTCGCATTGTTAACCCGGACAAGTTCTTCATCCAGCACCAGGACACAAATCTTTTGGAAATATCTGAAGTCCTGCT TAAGGAAAGCAGCGGCGGCAAATCTTTTGCGGAAATGAAGCGCATCCCAGATACTGGCGAATACGTCATGGCATGGTTTCCAAAACGAAAGCTATGGTGTCGTGTCCAGGTTTGCAAGATAAGTGATGCATGCACAG CCGACAGCCAGAAAGATTTAGCAAACATTAAGGTGGAGGTCAGAAGGATTGACTACGGGGATGTTGCTCGCGTCTCTCTTGGAAACATAAAGGAATTGTGTGGAGAAATTGCTTCAATACCAATGCAAACTCTTCAGGTGTCATTGGCAAAT GTGAGGCCAGTAAATGGTGAAAACTGGTCATCTGAAGCGATCAGCTGgtttaaaagtaaagtaaagaaGAAGACTTTGTACGCCAGGCTTTTCCCTGAAAGAGGCAATGTTTTGGTTGAGCTCTTCATGGAGAAGGGAAAGATTGGTGCTATGAG GAGAGGTGACTCGTTGTCTGTAAAACTTGCTCAGCATGGATATGCCAAACACGAACAGCAAAGATTCAGGGTATTGAGAA GTCATGTTCAACCTAAAACAAGACGACAGTCTTTAGAGTGGGAGAAGTATCTTGTGTCCCATTactgtcaaaacaaaaaataa